tcggtcgtgtgcacagacttCTCCGCAAGGGCAAATACGCTGAGAGGGTCGGCGACGGCGCTCCGATCTACCTGGCCGCTGTGTTGGAATATCTGACCACTGAGATCCTTGAACTGGCCGGAAATGCCGCCCGGGACAACAAAAAGACCCGAATCATCCCCCGTCAACTGCAGCTGGCCGTGCTCAATGACGAGGAGGAGCTCAACAAACTGCTGGGTGGTGTGACCATCGCTCAGGGAGGCGTCCTGCCCAACATCCAGGCCGTTCTGCTGCCCAAGAAGACCGAAAGCAGCAAAAGCGCCAAGAGCAAGTGAGCGCCGCTTATCCCACATTtaaccacaaaggctcttttaagaGCCGCCCACATGGTCCTTAGAACAGAGCTGTCACCGCTGATCTCTGATGAGTAAGGGTCGGGGTATACAACTGCTGCATTACTTATGACCTACACATTAACTACTGCCTCGTGCggatggtggcgctgtcctcattgatgcactaactatactgtacagaacacattaatagtacaactactccagtgattcatgttcatgatctacaactcgcccccgactacatagtgtcttaaattatatcttccagtctcactggattcttcgaatgcgtctcagtaaatgttactctgcagcaacttcatgcgttagtgggatgaggggagtcctaagtatagacaacgcacagtgttagtacgaagtagaattaggtgcattctgtttcctgtcattgtattgccagcagcgcgattataccagcagtctggcaaagtgacatacaagacaatgcaagtccatacttatgtggaacttggtgctacaaattgctagtttgttttgaaaatctcgtaacatttgtagcaatgagagcagcttggaaaacacggcccctccaacattgggttttgctcttgtaaaatgccgtatcagctgcatcagtttGTCCTTTTCCattcattgaatgcgtctcactaaatgttgctctgcaagaaactgcacgcgttactgtaataaagtgagtcctatatagggacagcagacagagtcattattagtactagaggttaacagatttattgccagcagccttattaatcccagccgtccggcagaatgagatacgggccgagccgatacttgtgtcaaagttggtcccagtaacagatttattgtttgttgtaagaatctggtaacattagtagcagtgacagcagctaagaaaacactggccctctctccaaggattgcggaaagcacgttgcccagcagcaagctggacgccgaagaagcaacaccgcaagtccgctgtttgatccactgctcgtgcgcttatacagcgctatgagcaactgagcggatattcagcggtgagTTTCTGCCACTCGTGTACGTGCAGTcatcggcacaaacggcgtccggcagcgccgctacgaggaGGTGTATTCCTGCCGGAGGATCACTCGGCAGCAAGTATAGCACtaaggcactctttcccttcagattaacattccctggtctaagacccaattcagGCAGCTGCTTCTAGGACGTTATTAGGGGACATAGTGCAGTCCACATATCCGGCTCCTCACTGGAAGACcgacgtgatactgaagcccctacccccgtgtatatagaagtagaaggtcactgctcagatgatacacgagcggtcaccagcagacatcatagctgatctatagaggatgtggcggctctgagaagagcctttgtgttgtgtaagatggagctgagcaggaggggaattaacctccgaagccgtagagagtgcggccctggcgtttgagcgcgtacaccacgtccatagcggtgacggtcttcctcttggcgtgctcggtgtaggtgacggcgtcacggatgacgttctccaggaaaaccttcaggacgccgcgagtctcttcatagatgagaccggagatgcgtttgacgcctcccctgcgagctagacggcggattgcaggcttggtgatgccctggatgttatcacggagcaccttcctgtgccgcttggcaccgccctttccgagtccttttcctcctttaccaCGACCAGACATCCTGTAAGCTGGAGCTAAAGAGAACTATTGTACCAACAACCGCGGGGTGCGTCTTTATATAGACCTTGGGTGGACCAGAGAGAGAACTGTAATACATGTCACTTCCGGGGCGTTTCTCTCAGTAAATTCACATTACCAATCCCTCCCCCTCCCGTTGATTGGCTTAACTCAGATTTTGAATTTCACTCTCATTTTACAATACCGGCCGCTCTTTTCCCGCTTATAGCGCGACTGCTGTGTAATCTCTATCTGCCCCAAATCTAAAGAGTAATGTTAAGAAAACAAGGAACAAGCGTGACGTCTTGGATTAGTATGGCGGCTGCTCGTCATCTGCCTTCAGGTTCAGGATTTGTGTGCCCGCAGATCACCCCTTAGGCCACCAGCACCACAACGGTTTTATAGAATGAATAGGGAGGAGAGGACTCGGGCAGTGTTAATGCGTTTAGATCTCTTATTTACAACGGTGACCAGGACTACACCCGATGATCATGACCTCACAGAATAAGAGTATAATTCCACTGCGCTTGTGTTCACACCGGGCGGAGGATACCTGCTCCCCACCCTACACGCTGCGCCTGGTTTGCCTTTACAAGGAGTAGGGAACAAGGACTCCGCACACACTGGTAAGCGGTGGATCATTAGCCGCACATAACGGCGTCATtcatagcagcagcagcggaggttATTATAGGAAGAGCGATGTACGGTCATCAGTGAGGAGTGGGGCGGATTATCGCTACGATACAGCCGGAGAGGGAGGTGATGAATACAGCGCAGACACCCGGCATAACACATGACAGGACTGATGAAAGGGCCGGATAACGTGAGCGCTAGAGACGGGGACTGGTTATAGTGTAAATGGCGCCAAGCACTGAAAGGGTTAACATAGCATCTCCACATATTAATAGCAGAGCACCGAGAAGCCAGCGGGAGTCGCGGTAGAATAACGGAGGAAAAGGATTAAGCTCGTTTGAGGGAGGATTTGGTGGCtctgaaaagagcctttgtgttgtagTCGGTGCCGGGTTCAGACCTAAGCCCTCTCACCACGGATCCTGCGGGCCAGTTGAATGTCTTTGGGCATGATAGTGACCCTCTTGGCGTGGATGGCGCACAGGTTGGTATCCTCAAACAGTCCGACCAGATAAGCCTCGCTGGCCTCCTGCAGAGCCATGACTGCTGAGCTCTGGAAGCGCAGATCGGTCTTGAAGTCCTGAGCGATCTCTCGCACCAGGCGCTGGAAGGGCAGCTTACGGATAAGAAGCTCCGTGGACTTCTGGTAGCGGCGGATTTCACGGAGAGCGACTGTGCCCGGGCGGTAACGATGAGGCTTCTTCACTCCGCCGGTAGCGGGAGCGCTCTTCCGTGCAGCTTTAGTAGCCAGCTGCTTGCGGGGCGCTTTCCCGCCGGTGGATTTACGCGCAGTCTGCTTTGTTCTGGCCATAGCTCTAGAACAACGTGCACACTTGTAGACTGATAcgaggagaggacagagcagagtATTTATACACTTGAGCGTGTCCTCATTGGTCCATGAAAGGCACACCCCTACATTCTATTGGCTTCTTCATAAAAATATGCGCCCGACAAAGCAAATGTGATATTCGCGACCAATCACCGCTCCGAAGAGGCGGACACCGGTTTACATGATGTCCAGACGCAgcttgtacagcagggggcgttaATGAGATCATTTCTCCAGCTCTGCGAAATAGTTGTCATCAGTAACAGCTCACTGTATTTCCATGTCCGCAGATCACGTACACAGCGTTATATAAGAGACTACTTCCCCATCATCCGCCGCTGCAGTGGTTTTATAGATCACACAAAGGGACAATCCCCCACCCCATCCTTACACAGGACACTGTGCCCCGCATCCAGAGGCAGCATATAAGGGTCACCATCCACCACGtgtaatgaggaggaggaggggacatTGTGCTCTATTTACACCGGAGAGAGTGTAAACCATCGGCCTCCTTCACGTGGATCCTGTGCTGTAAGCTACAAGTCTATTGCTGCCCCGGTCCTTATTCACACATTACACCTGGTGGACTGTGACCTGATAAACTCTGCCTGGATGTTACACCATAGTGACGGGACGGACACTGTGGAGGTCCGGATACAGCAGCTATGGCGTCCAGCGCAATGACCAGAAATGACACTTGTCATAGagtaacagggacatgaagctccTCCGTGCACACGCGATGATGGCGCCTCCTTTATCTCAGGATCGCGCTGCTGTCTGTACCGGAGGAAACAGCGGCCAGTGATCATACAGCTCTGCCGGGGAGAAGGTGGTGGCtctgaaaagagcctttgtgggACAAGAAACGGGCGGCTCTCGGTTATTTCTTCGCCACGGTCTTCCTGGATTTAGAcgctttcttagccggactcttggcagctttgggCGCTTTCTttgccggactcttggcagctttcttagccggactcttggcagctttcttagccggactcttggcagctttgggCTTGGCCGCCTTCTTTGCTGGGCTCTTTGTTATTTTCTTGGGGGCAGGTTTTGGCTTCTTGGGGCTCTTCGCCACCTTCTTGCCAGCGGCAGGCCTCTTGGCCTTTGTCAGGCTCTTGGCCGGAGTCTTCTTCGGGGATTTGGCAGCAGCCGCCGGCTTCTTCTTGGCCGCCTTGTCCTTAGTCTCCTGCTGCTTCTTGTTCAGCTTGAAGGAGCCGGAGGCGCCGCTGCCTTTCACCTGGAGCAGGGTTTCCTTGGTCACCAGAGTCTTGAGCGCCATCTTCAGGCGGCTGTTGTTCTTGTCTACATCGTATCCTCCAGCAGCCAGAGCCTTCTTCAGGGCGGCCAGAGACACCCCACTGCGCTCTTTGGAGGCGGACACGGCTTTCACGATGAGCTCGGACACGCTGGGACcggagggttttttgtttttcttggcgccccctgctgcaggttttttcgGCTGCTTCTTGGATTTGGCGGCCGGCTCGGTGGGAGGGACAGCGGCGGCTGGTGCGGTCTCTGCCATCGTATAACACGGGAATACACTAAAACAATAATCCTGCGAGGGAAACACTGAGGACGGAGCTGGGGCCTCTTATATGTACAGCGGCTGCTCGGTGATTGGCTGCGATTGTCCTGAGCGTCTACTGGCTGACACTGA
This region of Rhinoderma darwinii isolate aRhiDar2 unplaced genomic scaffold, aRhiDar2.hap1 Scaffold_3993, whole genome shotgun sequence genomic DNA includes:
- the LOC142708501 gene encoding histone H2A type 1-like, producing STIYGVMKCDTCFSDEDIAEICNNVVEKLLRKGKYAERVGDGAPIYLAAVLEYLTTEILELAGNAARDNKKTRIIPRQLQLAVLNDEEELNKLLGGVTIAQGGVLPNIQAVLLPKKTESSKSAKSK
- the LOC142708496 gene encoding histone H3; amino-acid sequence: MARTKQTARKSTGGKAPRKQLATKAARKSAPATGGVKKPHRYRPGTVALREIRRYQKSTELLIRKLPFQRLVREIAQDFKTDLRFQSSAVMALQEASEAYLVGLFEDTNLCAIHAKRVTIMPKDIQLARRIRGERA
- the LOC142708499 gene encoding histone H1.01-like, encoding MAETAPAAAVPPTEPAAKSKKQPKKPAAGGAKKNKKPSGPSVSELIVKAVSASKERSGVSLAALKKALAAGGYDVDKNNSRLKMALKTLVTKETLLQVKGSGASGSFKLNKKQQETKDKAAKKKPAAAAKSPKKTPAKSLTKAKRPAAGKKVAKSPKKPKPAPKKITKSPAKKAAKPKAAKSPAKKAAKSPAKKAAKSPAKKAPKAAKSPAKKASKSRKTVAKK